The following proteins are co-located in the Desulfatirhabdium butyrativorans DSM 18734 genome:
- a CDS encoding type I restriction endonuclease encodes MKTDTTEKGLESLIVQSLVNEAGYVQGDPQDCDREHAVDLAKLLQFLAATQPDTYEALGIDKEGPKRTQFLHRLQGEIAKRGVVDVLRGGIKHGPAHVDIFYGTPTPGNVKAAERFAANIFSVTRQLRYSRADSGEHRGSPLLALDLAVFINGLPIATFELKNKLTKQTVLDAVQHYQRDRDPKELLFQFGCYVVHFAVDEHEVRFCTHLKGKGSWFLPFYKG; translated from the coding sequence ATGAAAACGGATACGACGGAAAAAGGGCTGGAAAGTCTCATTGTCCAGTCACTGGTCAACGAGGCCGGATACGTTCAGGGTGACCCGCAGGACTGCGACCGGGAACACGCCGTCGACCTGGCCAAACTGCTGCAGTTCCTCGCCGCTACCCAGCCCGATACCTATGAGGCGCTCGGCATTGACAAGGAAGGCCCCAAGCGCACACAATTCCTGCACCGCCTGCAGGGCGAGATTGCCAAGCGCGGCGTAGTAGACGTGCTGCGCGGCGGCATCAAGCACGGCCCGGCCCATGTGGACATTTTTTACGGCACGCCGACGCCGGGCAATGTGAAGGCAGCGGAACGCTTTGCGGCCAACATCTTCAGCGTCACCCGCCAGCTCCGTTACAGCCGCGCCGATTCGGGCGAACACAGAGGTTCGCCCCTACTGGCCCTTGACCTGGCGGTGTTTATCAACGGCCTGCCCATCGCCACCTTCGAGCTCAAGAACAAACTCACCAAGCAGACGGTGCTCGATGCCGTGCAGCATTACCAGCGGGACCGCGACCCAAAGGAGCTGCTGTTCCAGTTCGGCTGTTACGTCGTTCATTTTGCCGTGGACGAGCACGAGGTGCGTTTCTGCACCCACCTCAAGGGCAAGGGCTCGTGGTTTCTGCCCTTCTACAAAGGCTAA
- a CDS encoding AAA family ATPase, with amino-acid sequence MKPTDTNRPEKKIIIIAGPNGSGKTTFAEEFLPNEAGCLTFVNADLIAAGLAPFEPERAAFRAGRLMLEEICRHSRKGESFSFETTLSGRGYAGLIPVWRAEGYIVKLFFLGLASPDLAIARVRQRVREGGHNIPEPVIRRRFDSGLRNFENLYKPLVDEWALYDNSGSEPVLIEEGVNI; translated from the coding sequence ATGAAACCGACTGACACAAACCGGCCGGAGAAAAAAATCATCATCATCGCCGGACCCAACGGCTCGGGCAAAACCACTTTCGCCGAGGAGTTTCTGCCGAACGAGGCCGGTTGTTTGACCTTTGTCAATGCCGACCTCATCGCCGCCGGTCTTGCTCCCTTCGAGCCGGAGCGGGCAGCATTCCGCGCCGGGCGGCTGATGCTGGAGGAGATTTGCCGCCACTCCCGAAAAGGGGAGAGTTTCTCCTTCGAGACCACCTTGAGCGGCAGGGGCTATGCCGGGCTGATTCCCGTCTGGCGAGCGGAGGGCTACATCGTCAAGCTGTTCTTTCTGGGTCTGGCATCCCCCGATCTGGCCATTGCCCGGGTTCGGCAACGGGTGCGCGAAGGCGGCCACAACATCCCCGAGCCGGTCATTCGACGGCGCTTTGACTCCGGGCTGCGCAATTTCGAAAACCTCTACAAACCTTTGGTCGATGAATGGGCGCTCTATGACAATTCCGGCAGCGAACCCGTTCTCATTGAAGAAGGAGTAAACATATGA
- a CDS encoding helix-turn-helix domain-containing protein encodes MEDRWLSITEICKHLGVSNDTVYKWIDKHGMPAHRMGRLWKFKKDEVDAWVKAGCAAQPSDKIAGSDSGRPKNT; translated from the coding sequence ATGGAAGACCGCTGGTTATCAATAACCGAGATTTGCAAGCACCTCGGGGTCAGCAACGACACCGTTTACAAGTGGATCGACAAGCATGGTATGCCCGCCCACCGCATGGGTCGTCTTTGGAAGTTCAAGAAAGATGAGGTCGACGCGTGGGTCAAGGCTGGCTGCGCGGCTCAGCCTTCGGACAAAATCGCCGGGAGCGATTCTGGACGCCCGAAGAACACCTGA
- a CDS encoding DnaJ family domain-containing protein, with product MITGFEKIVEERILAAQRRGEFDCLPGQGLPLEFEDDSHIPEDLRLAYKILKNADCLPPELVTKQEIYQTQELLAGMQDTQEKYRILKKLNFLILKLNSTRQRAICLEMPQQYAEVLAERMTSSHHRKIDS from the coding sequence ATGATCACCGGCTTTGAAAAAATCGTGGAAGAACGGATATTGGCGGCGCAACGCCGGGGGGAGTTCGATTGTCTTCCCGGGCAAGGACTTCCGCTTGAATTCGAAGATGATTCCCATATTCCGGAAGATTTGAGGCTGGCGTACAAAATCCTGAAAAACGCCGATTGCCTTCCTCCGGAGCTTGTCACCAAACAGGAAATTTATCAGACACAGGAATTGTTGGCCGGAATGCAGGATACCCAGGAAAAATACCGCATTCTGAAAAAACTGAATTTTCTCATCCTCAAACTCAATTCCACGAGACAGCGGGCCATTTGCCTGGAAATGCCCCAGCAGTACGCCGAAGTACTGGCCGAAAGAATGACTTCCTCCCATCACAGGAAAATCGATTCATGA
- a CDS encoding D-alanine--D-alanine ligase family protein: protein MKPLTVALLSGGMSSEREVSLKSGDQVYAALDKEKYRVVRYDPKTDLMKLMTDAPRIDFALIILHGPYGEDGAIQGLLDCLNIPYQGSGVLGSAIAMDKAASKILYERAGIPTPPYLVLDGRSEVNPESIITRIGLPLVVKPARGGSSIGMSIVREASEVAGAVEKARTFGSAVLIEAYIEGTELTVAVIGNQDLQPLPVIEIIPDERFVFFDYEAKYTPGASNEICPARIDEDIREKAQNLAIAAHRALFCEGCSRTDMILAGRQLVVLETNTIPGMTQTSLLPRAARTAGIEFGSLLDRLIELGLERHRQG, encoded by the coding sequence ATGAAGCCATTGACGGTGGCGCTTTTATCCGGGGGTATGTCTTCGGAGCGGGAAGTCTCCCTGAAAAGCGGAGATCAGGTTTACGCGGCTCTGGACAAGGAAAAATATCGCGTTGTTCGATACGATCCGAAGACCGATCTCATGAAATTGATGACCGATGCCCCGCGGATCGATTTCGCCCTGATCATCCTGCATGGACCGTACGGCGAGGATGGCGCCATTCAGGGACTTCTGGATTGTCTGAACATCCCCTATCAGGGGTCCGGTGTGCTGGGAAGCGCCATCGCGATGGACAAGGCGGCATCGAAAATCCTCTATGAGCGCGCCGGCATTCCAACGCCTCCATACCTCGTCCTCGACGGTCGATCGGAAGTGAATCCCGAATCGATTATCACCCGTATCGGACTTCCCCTTGTGGTCAAACCGGCCCGGGGTGGATCGAGCATCGGCATGAGCATCGTCCGTGAGGCATCGGAAGTCGCCGGAGCTGTCGAAAAGGCAAGGACCTTCGGATCGGCCGTTCTCATCGAAGCCTATATCGAGGGGACCGAGTTGACGGTGGCCGTCATCGGGAACCAGGACCTGCAACCGTTGCCGGTCATCGAAATCATCCCGGATGAGCGCTTCGTGTTTTTCGATTATGAAGCCAAATATACGCCGGGCGCGAGCAACGAAATCTGTCCGGCAAGAATCGATGAGGACATCCGGGAAAAGGCCCAGAACCTTGCCATTGCAGCTCATCGCGCCCTCTTTTGTGAAGGATGCAGCCGCACCGACATGATTCTGGCCGGAAGGCAGCTGGTTGTTCTCGAAACCAATACCATTCCGGGAATGACGCAAACCAGCTTGCTGCCGCGAGCCGCAAGAACGGCAGGCATCGAATTCGGAAGCCTTCTTGACCGGCTGATCGAACTGGGGTTGGAAAGACACCGGCAGGGATAG
- the purD gene encoding phosphoribosylamine--glycine ligase: MNILVIGGGGREHALVWKLAQSPKVSRIFCAPGNAGIAELATCVPIDAEDIGKLLEFARETAIDLTVVGPEGPLAKGIVDMFEKNGLRIFGASRKAAEIEASKSFAKNLMKKYGIPTAEGKSFASYDKASAYLRKQTAPVVVKADGLAAGKGVLVCRTIEEALDGLKRIMVDQAFGDAGKKVVIEECLKGEEASFLAFTDGKSVLPLPSSQDHKRVFDHDEGPNTGGMGAYSPAPIIDHALQEAIMKQVMVPTVQAMASEGRPYKGVLYAGLMIHDDRVKVLEFNARFGDPETQPLLMRLKGDLVPIMEATIDGTLSAHKLEIDERPAVCIVMASEGYPGSYPKGIPISGLDKARRMKNVVVFHAGTVKQGDSVVSSGGRVLGVTAVGSGIQDAVTAAYKAVSVISWKGVHYRKDIAGRALNRIKTPARVGIVMGSDSDLPIMQEAAVVLRKFGVSFEMTVASAHRSPERAASFAADAAKRGMKVIIAGAGHAAHLAGVLAAHTTIPVIGVPIDSSALQGLDALLSTVQMPPGVPVACMAIGKSGARNAGLLAVQILALSDIRLASLLEKDKAEMALQVEEKARKLSVCA; this comes from the coding sequence ATGAACATCCTGGTGATCGGCGGTGGAGGGAGGGAACATGCCCTGGTGTGGAAACTGGCGCAAAGTCCGAAAGTCAGCCGAATCTTTTGCGCGCCCGGAAACGCAGGGATTGCGGAACTGGCCACCTGTGTTCCGATCGATGCCGAAGACATCGGCAAGCTGCTGGAATTTGCCCGGGAAACCGCCATCGATCTGACGGTTGTCGGGCCGGAAGGGCCGCTTGCCAAAGGTATCGTAGATATGTTCGAGAAGAACGGTCTGCGGATTTTCGGCGCTTCCAGGAAAGCCGCAGAGATCGAAGCCAGCAAGTCCTTCGCCAAGAATCTCATGAAGAAATACGGCATTCCGACGGCGGAGGGGAAATCCTTTGCTTCCTATGACAAGGCCTCCGCCTATCTGCGCAAACAGACAGCGCCTGTCGTGGTCAAGGCAGACGGGCTTGCGGCGGGAAAAGGCGTTCTGGTGTGCCGGACGATCGAGGAAGCGCTCGATGGCCTGAAGCGGATCATGGTGGATCAGGCTTTTGGGGACGCCGGGAAAAAAGTCGTCATCGAGGAATGCCTCAAAGGCGAAGAAGCATCCTTTCTCGCGTTTACGGATGGAAAATCCGTTTTGCCGCTGCCGTCGTCCCAGGATCACAAGCGGGTGTTCGATCATGATGAAGGGCCCAACACCGGCGGCATGGGTGCCTATTCGCCGGCGCCCATCATCGATCATGCCCTGCAGGAAGCGATCATGAAGCAGGTGATGGTTCCTACCGTCCAGGCGATGGCATCGGAAGGCAGGCCTTACAAGGGGGTGTTGTATGCCGGGCTCATGATCCACGATGATCGGGTGAAAGTCCTCGAATTCAATGCACGATTCGGCGATCCCGAAACCCAGCCGCTGCTGATGCGACTCAAAGGCGACCTGGTGCCGATCATGGAGGCCACCATCGACGGCACGCTAAGTGCACACAAGCTCGAGATCGATGAACGGCCTGCCGTATGTATTGTGATGGCATCCGAAGGTTATCCGGGCAGCTATCCGAAAGGTATTCCCATTTCCGGGTTGGATAAGGCCCGGCGTATGAAAAACGTGGTTGTCTTTCATGCGGGGACAGTCAAACAAGGGGATTCCGTTGTGAGCAGCGGCGGACGGGTGCTCGGCGTTACGGCAGTGGGCTCCGGAATTCAGGATGCTGTTACAGCGGCTTACAAGGCGGTTTCCGTCATCTCCTGGAAAGGCGTCCATTACCGTAAGGATATTGCCGGGCGTGCGCTGAACCGGATCAAGACGCCTGCAAGGGTGGGTATCGTCATGGGTAGCGATTCCGATTTGCCGATTATGCAGGAGGCTGCGGTTGTGCTTCGCAAATTCGGTGTGAGTTTCGAAATGACCGTTGCCTCCGCACACAGAAGCCCCGAACGGGCTGCAAGCTTCGCAGCGGATGCCGCGAAGCGGGGCATGAAAGTGATCATTGCCGGCGCAGGCCACGCCGCACATCTTGCCGGTGTCCTGGCCGCGCATACCACCATTCCGGTTATCGGTGTGCCCATCGATTCATCCGCACTGCAGGGGCTCGACGCCCTGCTTTCGACGGTGCAGATGCCGCCAGGTGTTCCGGTTGCCTGCATGGCCATCGGGAAATCGGGAGCCCGCAACGCAGGGCTTCTCGCCGTGCAGATACTTGCGCTTTCCGATATTCGGCTTGCCTCGCTGCTCGAAAAGGATAAGGCCGAAATGGCCCTTCAGGTGGAAGAGAAAGCCAGAAAGCTCTCTGTCTGTGCCTGA
- a CDS encoding L-threonylcarbamoyladenylate synthase — translation MPESERLSIDPLRPEPAAIRLAGRILRSDGIICFPTSGLYGLGAIWDNERAIERIYAIKGRDRSKPILILVPSADEIPALVTEIPDVARRLMQRFWPGRLTLIFRAASHVSRHLTAGSEKIGLRLPMHPVAKAILQEAGVPLTGTSANLSGDAGCDVIESLSPAIRTAVDLVLDAGKLTGGAGSTVVDVTADPVRVLRWGAVGMNELREWIDS, via the coding sequence GTGCCTGAGTCTGAAAGACTGTCGATCGATCCGCTTCGGCCCGAGCCGGCCGCGATCCGGCTGGCGGGCCGCATTCTCCGTTCAGATGGGATCATTTGTTTTCCGACTTCGGGCTTGTATGGCCTGGGTGCGATATGGGACAACGAGCGGGCCATCGAGCGGATTTATGCCATCAAGGGGCGGGACAGAAGCAAGCCGATTCTGATCCTCGTACCTTCTGCAGATGAAATTCCAGCCCTGGTTACGGAAATCCCCGATGTCGCCCGGCGACTGATGCAGCGTTTCTGGCCTGGACGATTGACCCTGATATTTCGGGCGGCCTCCCATGTCTCCAGACATCTGACTGCCGGAAGCGAAAAAATCGGTCTGCGATTGCCGATGCATCCGGTGGCGAAGGCGATTCTTCAGGAGGCCGGAGTCCCCCTCACCGGTACCAGCGCGAACCTGTCGGGGGATGCCGGATGCGACGTCATCGAATCCTTGTCGCCGGCGATCCGGACCGCTGTCGATCTGGTGCTCGATGCCGGGAAATTGACGGGTGGAGCGGGCTCGACGGTGGTAGACGTAACGGCCGATCCGGTGCGGGTGTTGCGATGGGGGGCTGTGGGGATGAACGAATTGCGTGAATGGATCGATTCATGA
- a CDS encoding ABC transporter substrate-binding protein codes for MTRVSMDAFNRLVAFILAWFVMGFTATVGWSADAMHIGVLPVVDTLPLWVAKERGYFVESGIDVTLLSFDSALERDAALQAGKLEGYFGDLLNTVLLIRSGHPIRVATVAYHTDVTQRMFGVALQPGSKIRHPDQLADQTIGISRSTVIEFLLDRMLIGSGVPTSAVQKQDIKKIPIRMQLLLSGQIPAALLPEPLLSLAELKGARVILDDRRLDMTETVIALKKSWVDAGTELLKRFRLAYGKAVETIRREPETTTDILVRHCRLPNELVPSYRPPVFPPVGLPSSGDIELVQQWLIEHQMILKPMDERDIVFSP; via the coding sequence ATGACAAGGGTATCGATGGATGCGTTCAACCGGTTGGTTGCGTTCATTCTCGCCTGGTTTGTGATGGGATTCACGGCAACGGTTGGCTGGTCGGCGGACGCCATGCACATTGGGGTGTTGCCTGTCGTGGATACGCTTCCGCTCTGGGTGGCAAAGGAACGCGGTTATTTTGTCGAAAGTGGAATCGATGTCACGCTTTTAAGCTTCGATAGTGCGCTGGAGCGGGATGCTGCCCTTCAGGCAGGCAAGCTGGAGGGATATTTCGGCGATTTGCTCAACACGGTGCTGCTCATTCGCTCCGGCCATCCGATTCGCGTGGCGACAGTCGCCTATCATACGGATGTCACGCAGCGGATGTTCGGCGTTGCCCTTCAGCCCGGATCGAAAATCAGGCACCCCGATCAACTGGCGGATCAAACGATCGGCATTTCCCGCTCCACGGTCATCGAATTTCTGCTGGACAGGATGTTGATCGGCTCCGGTGTGCCCACTTCCGCCGTGCAAAAGCAGGATATCAAAAAAATTCCGATCCGGATGCAGCTTTTGCTTTCCGGGCAGATCCCGGCAGCCCTGCTGCCCGAGCCGCTGCTGAGTCTTGCGGAATTGAAAGGGGCCCGGGTGATCCTCGACGACCGACGGCTTGATATGACCGAAACCGTCATTGCATTGAAAAAATCCTGGGTCGATGCAGGAACCGAACTGCTGAAACGGTTTCGTCTGGCCTATGGAAAGGCGGTCGAAACGATTCGCCGGGAACCCGAAACCACCACCGATATCCTGGTTCGGCATTGCAGACTTCCCAACGAACTGGTTCCATCCTATCGACCTCCTGTCTTTCCGCCCGTCGGCCTTCCTTCCTCCGGGGACATCGAACTTGTCCAGCAATGGCTGATCGAACACCAGATGATTCTGAAACCGATGGACGAGCGGGATATCGTCTTTTCCCCGTGA
- a CDS encoding ABC transporter ATP-binding protein yields MIVVDGVSKGYDSDCGLVLKEVSFQIPDGNTLSIIGASGCGKTTLLYLMAGLLRPNTGSIRIVDSRGRSGKPAIVFQDYGLFPWKTVFENILLGMRIAGVPKREAIGTALSLMQEIGIGDLGQRYPIQLSGGQKQRVAIARALAMRPEVLLLDEPFSSLDAITREHLQHLVKDLWRTRHLSYVLVTHSVEEAVFMGQTILVLQGKPGVVAHRIDNPLFDTPDFRMQPAYFEIVRAVRKALADYANGHFSCGDRS; encoded by the coding sequence ATGATCGTTGTCGACGGGGTATCGAAAGGATACGATTCCGATTGTGGACTTGTCCTGAAAGAAGTATCCTTTCAAATTCCGGATGGGAACACGCTTTCGATCATCGGAGCTTCGGGTTGCGGCAAGACGACACTGCTCTATCTGATGGCCGGCTTGCTGAGACCGAATACGGGCAGCATCCGGATTGTCGATAGCCGGGGAAGATCGGGAAAACCCGCAATCGTGTTCCAGGATTATGGTCTGTTTCCCTGGAAAACCGTTTTCGAAAACATTCTTTTGGGCATGCGGATAGCGGGTGTTCCTAAGCGGGAGGCCATTGGTACGGCCCTATCGCTGATGCAGGAAATTGGTATCGGGGATCTGGGTCAACGCTATCCGATTCAACTGAGCGGTGGCCAGAAGCAGCGGGTGGCAATTGCCCGTGCGCTTGCGATGCGTCCGGAAGTGCTGCTCCTGGATGAGCCGTTTTCATCCCTCGACGCCATTACCCGGGAGCATTTGCAGCATCTGGTCAAAGACTTGTGGCGCACCCGGCATCTTTCCTATGTTCTGGTGACGCACAGCGTGGAAGAAGCCGTTTTCATGGGGCAGACAATTCTGGTGCTGCAGGGGAAACCCGGCGTTGTGGCGCACCGGATCGACAATCCGCTGTTCGATACACCCGATTTCCGGATGCAACCGGCATATTTCGAAATTGTCCGAGCGGTACGGAAAGCCCTTGCGGATTATGCGAATGGCCACTTCTCTTGCGGGGACCGCTCCTGA
- a CDS encoding UbiA-like polyprenyltransferase, producing MRYLVSLLILIAGWKTLSVNLNLDMLPAPEDVASSFWATSCTNDFWMHLAASGFRVGTALIAAWMIGFPLGILIGFDQRMDRVLSPMVFLTYPIPKIVFLPVVLVLFGLGDFSRIFIISLIVGYQILVSCRDCIVHLPRQYVVSIRSLGGGRWQTFRHVLVPAALPEGFTSLRIGVGTAIAVLFFVESFATETGLGFLIMDAWGRFDGKGMFVAIIGMSLLGVVMYEGVNLLEKYFCEWKRKEMKENALPSPVLRSLRTYGRMIKFSHSIFAAPFAFSALVLASRIEPIGISRFFWILVALVAARSAAMGFNRIVDLRYDARNPRTASRELPAGTIRPAEAVAFVVLSSIVFVIAAGMLSRLCALLAPPVLAVLFCYSYTKRFTAWSHVYLGFSISLAPLGAWIAATGHFEPRIVVLSLALLTYIAGFDILYACQDMDFDRQVGLISIPARWGAEKAFQISTLLHVLTMACLLALAGLFHLGWAYLVCVGIIAVLLVIEHRLVKPDDLTHIDIAFFHINSVVSVVLLVGVWLDRL from the coding sequence ATGCGGTATCTGGTATCCTTGCTCATCCTGATCGCCGGATGGAAGACGCTTTCGGTTAATCTGAACCTGGATATGCTTCCAGCGCCGGAGGATGTGGCCTCCAGCTTTTGGGCAACCAGTTGCACGAATGATTTCTGGATGCATCTGGCCGCAAGCGGATTTCGGGTCGGAACGGCCTTGATTGCGGCCTGGATGATCGGGTTTCCGCTCGGCATTCTCATTGGTTTCGATCAGCGAATGGATCGGGTCTTGAGTCCGATGGTGTTTCTGACCTATCCGATTCCCAAAATCGTTTTTCTGCCGGTGGTGCTCGTTCTTTTCGGATTGGGTGATTTTTCCCGGATTTTCATCATCAGCCTGATCGTGGGCTATCAGATTCTCGTATCCTGCCGGGATTGTATCGTTCATTTGCCACGGCAATACGTGGTTTCGATCCGTTCCCTTGGTGGTGGCAGGTGGCAGACGTTTCGTCACGTGCTCGTTCCGGCGGCGCTCCCCGAAGGATTTACCTCCCTTCGGATCGGCGTGGGAACGGCCATTGCCGTACTCTTTTTCGTCGAATCCTTTGCTACCGAAACGGGACTCGGGTTTTTGATCATGGATGCCTGGGGACGATTCGACGGGAAGGGAATGTTCGTAGCCATCATCGGGATGAGTCTGCTGGGTGTGGTGATGTATGAAGGGGTCAATCTGTTGGAGAAATATTTTTGTGAATGGAAACGGAAGGAAATGAAGGAAAACGCCTTGCCTTCGCCGGTGCTGCGATCGCTGCGGACCTATGGCCGAATGATCAAATTCAGCCACAGTATTTTTGCGGCGCCTTTCGCATTTTCCGCTCTCGTACTGGCTTCCCGGATCGAGCCTATCGGGATTTCCCGGTTTTTCTGGATCCTGGTAGCCCTGGTTGCCGCGCGATCGGCAGCCATGGGCTTCAATCGAATCGTTGATCTCCGATACGATGCGCGCAACCCGAGAACGGCATCGCGGGAACTGCCGGCGGGAACCATCCGGCCTGCCGAGGCCGTTGCGTTCGTCGTTTTGTCTTCCATCGTATTTGTGATCGCAGCCGGCATGCTCAGTCGGTTGTGCGCGTTGCTGGCGCCTCCGGTTCTGGCTGTTCTCTTTTGTTACAGTTATACGAAACGATTTACGGCGTGGTCTCATGTCTACCTGGGCTTCAGCATTTCCCTGGCCCCGCTTGGGGCATGGATTGCGGCCACAGGCCACTTCGAGCCCCGCATCGTGGTCCTGAGCCTGGCGTTGCTGACGTACATCGCAGGGTTCGATATTCTCTATGCCTGCCAGGACATGGATTTCGACAGACAAGTCGGCCTGATATCGATCCCGGCCCGCTGGGGCGCCGAAAAGGCATTTCAAATTTCCACACTGCTGCATGTGCTGACGATGGCTTGTCTGCTCGCTCTGGCGGGATTGTTTCATCTGGGCTGGGCCTATCTCGTTTGTGTCGGCATCATTGCGGTCCTGCTGGTCATCGAACACCGGCTGGTCAAACCCGATGACCTGACCCATATCGATATCGCATTTTTCCATATCAACAGCGTGGTCAGCGTGGTGTTGCTGGTCGGGGTATGGCTTGATCGGTTGTAG
- a CDS encoding UbiX family flavin prenyltransferase, with protein MPKRIVIGICGASGVIYGIRLIRELLNHPIEAHVIVSDAGRQVMAHELKTGAPVAEIVQRLYPGDWHPDAVFQEHPVSSFFEAPASGSFRHDGMVIAPCSMKTAAAVACGYAENLIHRAADICLKEHRKLVLVPRETPLSLIHLQNLLRLAEAGAVILPPAPGFYRHPETVGDMIDFVVGRILDQLHLPQTLVQEWASETVGTSAI; from the coding sequence ATGCCAAAACGAATTGTCATTGGAATTTGCGGGGCATCGGGGGTGATTTACGGCATCCGGCTCATCCGGGAGCTGTTGAACCACCCCATCGAGGCCCATGTGATCGTCTCGGATGCGGGACGGCAGGTGATGGCACACGAGCTGAAAACGGGCGCACCGGTCGCAGAGATCGTCCAGAGGCTTTACCCCGGCGATTGGCATCCGGATGCCGTTTTCCAGGAACATCCCGTTTCGAGTTTTTTCGAGGCTCCTGCGAGCGGTTCCTTCCGGCATGACGGCATGGTCATTGCGCCCTGCTCCATGAAAACGGCTGCCGCCGTTGCTTGCGGTTATGCGGAAAACCTCATTCATCGCGCGGCGGACATCTGCCTCAAGGAACATCGCAAACTCGTCCTTGTACCGCGAGAAACCCCGTTGAGCCTCATTCATCTGCAGAATCTCCTGCGGCTGGCCGAGGCGGGCGCTGTCATTCTGCCGCCTGCACCCGGGTTTTACCGCCATCCCGAAACGGTCGGCGATATGATCGATTTTGTCGTCGGCCGAATTCTCGATCAGTTGCACCTTCCCCAAACCCTCGTTCAGGAGTGGGCCAGTGAAACCGTCGGCACATCAGCGATTTGA